The Aedes albopictus strain Foshan chromosome 1, AalbF5, whole genome shotgun sequence genomic interval CACCGTCCATCATCACCATCAACGCACGATCTTTGAAATCATCTGCCATCAGTTCCTTCTGTCGGCGTTCTCTTTCCGCCTTTTCCTGCGCTATGAGACACTCCATGCTGGGCGTCAGGTAGGGTGCCACTGAAATTTCATGATTCTCCGTTTTGACAATGGTGTCTGGGATCTCATCTGGTTCGAATCTTGGATCGATAATGTCTTCCGGTTGAATTTGAGGTATTTCCAAGAGCTTTGAAATGATTACCAGTTCGCTTTGTATCACTCGTAGGCGAGCGTTCCTTTTTAGGACCATGCTCATTTCGGTGTCTTTCAGAGCTTTGAGCTCATCAAACTTTTTGTTGAAGTAATCTCGAAGCTGCATCATTTGAATCTGTTGGAGATAAAAACGCGGTCACATTGTCATTCACGTTAagcagaaacataatttcaacgcACATTCCCATAAACTTTTTCGAAATACAGCTGCTCAAAGGTGACCACCTCGAGCTGCTCGAAACGTAACGGAATCGGTTCCACGTACAGGTGCGTCGTAGTGCCGGTGAGAGTTGTATATTTCTTCTGTGCGGCCCGTGATAATACGTCGATCACGTTACCATAGTCCGGATCACGGTTCAGTATCGATTCCAGCTGGTAGGTTGGTGTCGGTTTCCAGGGCAACAGTGCATCGTGGCTAGCCATGAGTTCCGTTTCGCGGTACACCGCCATCTTGGTTAGAAAATCTTGGTCGCGTTCGTTCGGCAGGGAGGGATAGTTTTCCACGGCAAGTTTTGTGAAGATGGATCTGTCAGAAAAGAGTAAAGCATTTAGATTTTTATGGCAAACTTAATGCTCTCGTATCTTACCGCACTTTCACCGGTTTCCGTTCCATTATGCTCCAACATTTCTGGAttatcatttcatttattttttcctGTCTTACAATGAAACTCAATAGTTTTCCATGCTCTTCTTCCCGTTCAATTTTTGCCTTAAATTATTATTTGTAAAAATTGATAACTGTTATTTACAACAAATTAATACAAATGACTACCTTCTCTTTCATTTGCTCCGTTGTTAACTCGTTCAAGTTGAACGCTTGTATGGGAAGCCGTTGCTCATCCGTTGCAACATCATTGGaatccagaagtttcctcagttTGCTTTTGATTGACTTGAAATCCTTCATTATCTGCACTCGTTCCGATTTGAATTGCAATTTTTCGCTTTCCAGTTTGCTAATACGTTCCATGTCAATCCACCGCGTAAAGGTGAATCCTTTCGGTACGAAGCCAGACGTGGGGTTCTGAAACATTGCCACTACGTCGTCTGTTTCGAGATCTCGTTTCAAATCGTCGCATCTTTGTGCAGCGGCAGCGCTACGATGGTGCTTGGTACACACTATGCATCCCGTGTGACCAAGAGTGATAATGTGCCTGtggattaaaaaaaaaggttGAAGAAAACCACTCACAATTCCGTCAATCCGTAAGAAAAACTATATATCTGCTGTATGTCCGACGAAGACTGGCGCCTTGAATTTAGCCTATCTGAGTGAAACCAACGATGACGATCTCACATCCAGACTCCGGAAGTACCACCGAGGTCTACAAATTGTCTACATCCGAGTCCCAGTTTGGTTGTGGATGTTATTGTTCGCCGCAGTTCGGAGGCCACATGCTGTCGATATGTCATAGATCACGGAAAGTAAAAATTTCGCGTATACTAGGCGGCGTACGGCAGTATCATCGGCAAAGAGTTATGGATAATCATGGACGGGAGCGGGCTTTGACCAGACTGATCAAAACagcgatggatggtgtgcaaaactgcgtaagggtttcggggtaactatccagtttattcgaatctcaccggggactgcgacaaagtgcctACTCTTTAAAATCGCTCTGGAACgtgtgatgcaacgagccgggATCAACAATTGAGgtaagattttcacaaaatccggccaatttgtgggCTTATAAGACATGTGGTCATTAACAGACATGAGACATGcagcatgctcgaggaggacctgcaagcactcggagttttcgagcaacgcctGCCAAagacgatcttcggcagtgtgcaagagaacggtgtgtggcagagatggatgaaccacgagctggctgcactttacggcgaacccagcatccagaagataatcaaagtcggaaggatacggtgggcatggcatgttgcaagattgtcggataacaaccctgtaaagttggtattcgctactgatccggttggcacaaaaaggcgtggagctcagagagcacgatgggcggaccaggtgtagcgtgacctggcgagcattggatgcgaccgaggatggagagcagcagccagagtaaagcattgtccagttagaatccggacgcagataatcacttatatctcagaggtggaataacaaacagaaaaggtgaagccctcgaaacaaagataatttactgtagtttcatgaaaaaatatcattaaaattatttaatttaatttttaatacattttctcattttttccgtcataacttccttaaaaatctgcacaatggtagtaaattttaccaTCAACCCCGTCGgcgtatttgtttaacaatcaggtcatctctgtagtgccctgagaccctctaccagtctgattagaattccaaagaaactttgccaaatatttctcttcttgcgaaattaaggactattcagtgaattccaaagaagcgaaatttgagtgttttttcgttaataaacactatccaacactgataacaccactacacatctcaggctgtcgtgatagctcaccaaattagttcAAACCTCTATAGATCCCttatgtgcatttttgaaaagcagcacgcgattcttgaggttatcatctttgtacacatttggtgtcaaaatcgtgatgtgagaaaaagatgtccagagctcgaacttcctggcaagtCTTGGAatttcaagcagatttatccatgattataaacttcaatcttccttggacacttcctcatggcatggttaacaacatctgagcacatcacacatgATGGTTTTGGAGACATTAACGTTTTTCGCGActatcgtacctgaccacgcttaattttcagcgtgtttgtgcaagatttttttccatcacttgtcttcaatctcaaataacttttcactcgtagcaaaaaaatcgatgaaattttcaccaccaatagaggacttgtttatgatcagactgctgtaaaaaagatatgattatgatcattgagagcgtcacaataaattatcctttgcgtccggattctaactggacaatgctttattgtggcgtactaaatgtgatgttgagcaaataaatgtatgtatataaGTAGTTCGAGTAGAAGGTCCAGCACGCCAAAGCCCTGCATTATCGCGGTAAGCCCCACAGGCTTCGCTAACGATCGAGAATATCTTCACCCTCTCGGTCATCCATTGCTTGGCACGGGTAGCTTCACACCTTGCTGGATTACCTAATGGGTTACCTTGTTTGGTGATCTAAGCCGGTAGCTACATGGCAAATGTACCATgtgcaaaacgctaataagaccggtggtcctctacggacaagaAACATGGCCCATGCTCGAGGAAAACCTGCAAAAACTCGGAGTTATCAAGCGACGTTTGCTTGATGATCTTCGGCGATGTGAAAGAGAACAGTGTATGGCGGTgaatgatgaaccacgagctcgctgcactgtacGGCAAATAAATATGTGTATGTAATCGAAATCGattgaaactttctgaaaaaaaaaatgataggaATACTTACTGATGCGATGGGTCACATCGGGCCAGCCTAACGCCCATCCTTGTACGATCGTGCGCCAAAAAGTAGGCAAGCAGCTTGTCCGATACTGCATCGTAGATAGTGACTAGCCCGTCCGTTCCCCACGTGACGagatgaaattgatcgacgagaacTTGGAACTGTGGcacttgatgtttcaccttgatGGTTGCACAAATGTGAACTGTTAGTTGTCCTGTTGGTTCTTCGACGTCCAATTCAATGACATCAATTTCATTCGATAGCAGACAAACGGCATACAATCGTTTGGACCCACCGGATTTGTATGCTAATTGAGAGTAGCTTTTTGGCGCAATGCCTTTTTCTTCGCGACGAAGCCCATCCTTAGTAGAAAGCATAACTCGGATAATTTCACTCGATGGGTCCAAGCCATTTTCAGATAAGGTGCCTACAATCGACATGACATCTTCATGAATTTCGAAAGAGCATTGGTGCAGATCTTCTGGAGCTTCATAGTGATGTATGACGTTCATGGTACCGCCGGGAAAACCTTTGATGAAGAATACATTTAGTTTCTCATCAAATACAGCCATGTGGGATCCATCGGAGCAAAACAGTATAGAATCAATTGCGACGTGACTAAGATGGAAGCTGGTGAGTTCACACGGTTCAGTTGGATTGTAGAAAGATAGCAGAGAAACTATTCCTTCTAGTGTTCCAACTGCTATAAAAGGATACGCAGGGTTTTCAACCACGCACTTCACAGTTGGAGTGCTGTGCTCTGATATTCTAGTTCCAGTTTTTGTATCGATTGCTACCAATTGATTCGATACCTTACAGGCTATCAGTATCTCGCCCAGTGGTTTTAGCAAGACAAAATTTGTCATTTGGCAGTCGAACTCTCGGGCCGTGATGAATTCCACATTCCGGAAATCATTATCCACCACCGTTCGAACGAGGTTCCCATTTATTGTAGTACCGTAGAGTCCCTCACTGGCCGAATAGAGCATCAACAGTGAGTATGGTTCTGGAGGTTTCGTTGTCCATAGCTGGTTCCAGGTCCCTTTTTGGCGCTTATAGTAGCtgacatttccggaggaatcactCAGCAGAAGTCCTCCTTTGCAGTAGAAGATAAGCGGAGGGAACATGTACGGATCTTCTGTAGGTTTGATAATTTGGTTCAATTGGCCTGATGCTGCTGAAAACTGAAGAGATGAGATATGAATGATGTACATAAATTTCAACTGGTTTTATGGAGAGGGTTGTTGTAACAATTCATACAATATTTGAGGATGGTAAATGATGAGAAACGATTGCCATTCAATGCATCAACCTATCCACCGAAATTCTTACTTTGATGCTCTGGGATGACCTGACTGAAATGAGCACTTCTTGGCCAGTCTTATGTTATGGTGTAGAAGAAACGTAATGTCTAGATATCACATGCATACAATGAATGACCCTCGTTTGAGTAAAGGTTAGGGAACCGTAGATTGAACCATGCAGTTCATGGATAAAAACTAAACTTCTTTCAGTGTTTCCTTCAAACAGAATACATACTCACACTGTAGACACTGCCCCATTTGTTCACGATCATCAGTGTCCCATCGATGGAGAAGGTCGCATCCAGCGGGGCAGCCTCTTTTCCGAAGGGAAGCTTCACAACTTTTTCGATGAGTCTGGCTATGCGAACATTTCCGTGGATTTCCCACAGGGTCACGTGTGCTTGACTGTAGGCCAATTGGCAAACTGTTATCGTAGATGCCGGACTACACATAAGCAGCTGTTTGTCAGTGTTGATGTCGGTCTTTCTTTTGATGAGCATTTCCTTGTTTCTCCAAACGTAAACTTCGATGCTGTAGTCCGGAATACCAGTCATCGCTAGAAGATATTCGCCTTCCGTGAAGCACAGCGATACGTAGCTGCAAGCTTTTCCGTCTAAAGAAAATGAAATGAGGATTTAGATTTATCAAGTTTGGGTCAATTCAGCGATTCTTAAATAATATCGAAGTTCCATCGTCATAATGTCTTAACCCGTTTAACTCCAGGTGAAAATTGGAAATTAACCtttacgtacccgacccccgaccaataattttcaaaatgctggcatttcagaGATATTACTGATTGTACTGTGGTCGGGGGTGGGGGAGATGTCTGCACagaaaaaaactgttgtgtaatattacatctaaactgctgcaacccgatcaatacgtcggttgatgtctgaccaaagtctacgctccatacaaatttcgaaaagtttgtatggacaaaagtctaagaGGGGAGAGGGggatctgagattgccaaaaatgagtgtacgtctacgtagtttatggacagcgcctaagttcAATCTGGAATTCTCCTAAATGCTCCTAATGAAATTAGGGAATGATTTCAAGAGCTGTTGCATGgaattattgtgaattttctgtgTTCCTTATAAAGTATCTGCATGACttcattgaggaattcttccaacaatttcttaaggaattcatcaaggtggtctttctccaattattcctcaaaggaataaatttcttcaaaggaaattttcttctgggaatcctaaaagaaacaaaaaaaacacttctgaagacattccacaAGTTAATATGGAGGTATCTCATagagaatttgtgaagaaattcccgaattaCCTTACATTaccttaggaatctcagaagtactttctggaggaatctcggaagtaatacctggaggactcccgaaactcatggaggaaccccggaaggaattccatgagtaatCACGGTACGAATTCCGAGCCTCAAAAGGTTTTCCCAGAAGAACACCGAAATGAACTCTTTGGAAACCTCATGAGAATTGCTTGGgggaattacaaaaagatttcttGGTTAAAACTCTGAATGAGAGAACGAACGAATGAATTCTGATTACTGATAGAAAAATCGTGATAATCTTggtagaaactctagaagaaatttaGAACGGAAAAAggtaaatcccagaagaaactccttaagaagtctcagaagaaactcctgatgatAAAAGATGAACCAGCAACGGGCTGCAGATCTCCCTAATAAAGACACCTAACTCCTGATGAATTCCCAAGGTTTAGATTGTTTTTCTTCGAAAACTTCGCATCCATTTTCAAAAGATAACTCAACAGAATGGTTCGAGATAACAGAGGAACCCTTTAAATAgcactattctattctattctagtgcttgcacagccagtattgaaaagcatcctggaaatatcaaaattgcttttcatattttcttgtcagcattaatatttgcaacaAATCAGAAatttgacacaaatattaaaatggccaggcccactgtgaagactaatgggttggaagataattcaaaaaattgaGGCAATCAGGTtgtccacttatgaataacatgattgacaaaacTTTTCGATTTTAATGAAGGAtaaaacggggacaaccgtaccaaccgttttagTTTAGAGGAATAGGTTTAGAACagaaaatcgttgggagtggcgcAGCTAAgagggttaatgcacactccgtaaTAGTTGGCGTCTTTTttccagggatggggcacaggtctTTTTCCTTGTGCCCTGGCTTcagagcctaggcttaagcgccattactcgctctctgaaacgagaaaagaaAAATGCTTGTTCCAAGACCTTTTTAAAGGCCTTGAAATTGGAGGGATGCGTGGATATACCTTCTGTGACTAGGTTAAAGAGCCTTTAGTCGACCTTACCAATGATGAAAAGGTTTGTGGGGAGGGGCCGGAACAGTAGTTTGGAAAGATCTTACCAACTTTATGGACTGCAATCACAGAGGAACCCTTAGAATAGCACTTCTACAAAAGAAAAAATGATCTTATATATATCGAATCCTATGCTTTCCACGCTTTAAGGTGTCAATAAAAATATTATTCAAGCATATTAGAAATTTTCGGGAAAATGTATTGTTAAAAGAAATGACTGTTTCAACAAATGTTTAATAAGCTATAAGTTTTCGTAAAACTAATTTAAAATTTCTTATCTTaagctttttcaatccgtttTCGTTCTAGCGATGCCATGGCTATGAatttatgaatatacatgagttataAAGAAGAGGGAAAGCAGACAGAAAGTAACATAGTAGGAGGAAAATGACGGGCCaaagattgaacccaggaccttctacaTACGAATCGAAAGCAGTAGCCACTAAACCACCAAGCAAACCACAACGGAACTGATCCTAAACTGGACTACTTTTCTGACATGAACAAATTGaccatatttattttatttttttgatgcacaggggggtcatagggccaagtctccaatacAAGTCCGAGAACTCgtatcgtccataatacacctttgacattgggagtaggcattgcaacctctttagccatgcggcttttaagttttgcgtaaccttaaggacagacttgttggaatcccaaaatggccgccacaatggccgactttgacacctactcacgatttcgaaggcacaaatctctttgtaaacaaaaccagtgcacctgagcttctcattttaagcttattacaagtgagcaagaacagaataatgaaatacactgttgtttgaagcttgcttcttgagatttgtgcgtctgaagttctgatgcactattgaagcgtgatttcaaggcgtttgtccttaaggatgaggaaaggtgggagattgattaTGCATATTAagctgtgaaagaatgtgttgttaattaaatagtcaacgttatttacctttgTGAAATTTTACACAAACTGAACAAGCTTGACGATATAGTGCTTGATATTCAGTGAACCGTTTATGCTAGTTCTTCTTGTTTTTATTGTTCTTGCGtcttcaatattggaagcttggttaataataattaaaaaaatagaaggacaaattgtgtatcaacttccttcctgcaaatagaaatcaaatatatcaaaaacaacaaaaaaggaccgtgacgcttcttcgtttgaGGTTCTTGTTGGCATCACGAGTGtgaatctttctctgtagagtgaAGATGCATTTAAgacccgagacctgacagcaatgaAGCTGATCccaaggttgtgcctttgcccagggaCATGCACAAATTGACCAAATTAAAGGTAGAACTAAAACTAAAACGTAAATTTACAAATTCACTTAAGCGCCTAATCGTTTTTTAATCTTCCTGGCTAACTTGCTCAGGACGGGTCTTTCACGGAACCTAACTCAAAAGACCAAACGTCTAACTCTACAAATCGAGCTTGTAATTATTTAAATACGGCAGTGCTTTGTATTCTTACAAATGATGGTAGGTTAGAAGGTTAGTTCGTGCTCTACAAAGGCTTGTTTGAAAGCTTAATTCGTTCTGGCCTTATTGTGGTTGGTAACTGCTGGGAGACATGCGTCTAAGGAGGCGCATGGTCCTTTACGCCGATGTTTATTGACGATGAAACGTCAAACGCCGTCGGTTGTTTGTTCTATCTTCTTCGAGCTGTGTTTTAGCAAGCAATTACAAAATTATTGATCTAACTGTGCAGTGATTAATCCTGGATAAAAGAAACACGGGCGACAGCATGCAGAACGACGCGATGCTCTTGAACTCGGATGGCAGTTGGTGGCAGTGGCAGAAAattattttataagaaggagGTCGTCCGGATGGTCCGGATCAAAGTGATTTTGATTTTAGTGCAAAACAGCTACGTAATAAATATGTTGTATGTGAAGCGATAAAAACCAAGATGAAAACCTAATAAAGTGTGTTTAAATCATATTTAAGTATTTGTTATACATatttattccgaaaaaaaaaaactgcacagtAGGGTTCTGGAAATAGATGGGTTTGAGGTTAGGTTAACAACAGAAGACGCTTGCTGTAAAATTACAAGCCCGTTGGAATTAGAATAgtgtaaaaataagatcaaacTTAATTTTGTGTCACTTAGCTCGctgctacaggggatggccaaaatgtttgggataggcaactttttatctcccacaaaaaaattcaacatgttgtaacttttcatagagtgcatcaaaaaatcccaaattttgactgtttgtcaacctattatatgtgcattattggtacaaatttgggctcgattgattaatttttcgcgaaattagaaccgttcgggtaaaacactattatttagacaactaatttttgaactgtcatatctcggaaaccagtgaaccgaattgaatgatttttttaacgtttatcaacaatatattgatacttaatacgacgttataaaatgtaatattttctcacggcgaattaagttataccgggttgaaatttttacccatatataggaaaataagtcaaatttacaataccacacaaaaattaataaatgtgttcttccttcaatctaaataggctctaatatatctgattagagataacttgagaacagaagtggaaaatctttggatatcaacactaaaatatattgacattgatgtaaaaaaatacatattttcgagaaaaatccaaaaagtgtcaatccatgataacttttttcgacgtttaaaaagtacatatgttttaatagtttgtgaagcatttacatattgttagtgtacgttcaaaatttcattcaattcggttaactggtttccgagatatgacacctcaaaaatgagttgtctgaaaaatagtgttttacgcaaacggttctaactctgcgaaatattaatcgatcgagcccaaacttgtaccaataatgcaaacataataggttgacaaacagtcaaaatttgagattttttgatgcgctctatgaaaagttatagcttgttgaaattttttgtgagagaaaaaaaagttgcctatcccaaacattttggccatcccctgtatatgtcggcgttaaatgacacaaaattacatgggttttttatgaggaaaaactttgccgaagacagtgtggcgtttttctatccgttttagagttattcacaatttacttttttttttttatcagtattaacgagatttttagccctaggctagttcatctcgggacccacgctttacttcccttccgaagaaagaacccacattttgcgagtttgtcgggagtgggattcgatcccaggtcctcggcgtgatagtcaagtgttctaaccatcacaccaggtccgctccacgattttact includes:
- the LOC109431193 gene encoding cilia- and flagella-associated protein 43, with protein sequence MSLKYMTNVKTNWIKARDVRTACFIARDALAVGMGSHIVLMNVISKQETFYRATDRTNGEGVACLAGHKTFSIFAFAECCVFPRIFIVAYPDNAVLFVLEGDGKACSYVSLCFTEGEYLLAMTGIPDYSIEVYVWRNKEMLIKRKTDINTDKQLLMCSPASTITVCQLAYSQAHVTLWEIHGNVRIARLIEKVVKLPFGKEAAPLDATFSIDGTLMIVNKWGSVYSFSAASGQLNQIIKPTEDPYMFPPLIFYCKGGLLLSDSSGNVSYYKRQKGTWNQLWTTKPPEPYSLLMLYSASEGLYGTTINGNLVRTVVDNDFRNVEFITAREFDCQMTNFVLLKPLGEILIACKVSNQLVAIDTKTGTRISEHSTPTVKCVVENPAYPFIAVGTLEGIVSLLSFYNPTEPCELTSFHLSHVAIDSILFCSDGSHMAVFDEKLNVFFIKGFPGGTMNVIHHYEAPEDLHQCSFEIHEDVMSIVGTLSENGLDPSSEIIRVMLSTKDGLRREEKGIAPKSYSQLAYKSGGSKRLYAVCLLSNEIDVIELDVEEPTGQLTVHICATIKVKHQVPQFQVLVDQFHLVTWGTDGLVTIYDAVSDKLLAYFLAHDRTRMGVRLARCDPSHQHIITLGHTGCIVCTKHHRSAAAAQRCDDLKRDLETDDVVAMFQNPTSGFVPKGFTFTRWIDMERISKLESEKLQFKSERVQIMKDFKSIKSKLRKLLDSNDVATDEQRLPIQAFNLNELTTEQMKEKAKIEREEEHGKLLSFIVRQEKINEMIIQKCWSIMERKPVKVRSIFTKLAVENYPSLPNERDQDFLTKMAVYRETELMASHDALLPWKPTPTYQLESILNRDPDYGNVIDVLSRAAQKKYTTLTGTTTHLYVEPIPLRFEQLEVVTFEQLYFEKVYGNIQMMQLRDYFNKKFDELKALKDTEMSMVLKRNARLRVIQSELVIISKLLEIPQIQPEDIIDPRFEPDEIPDTIVKTENHEISVAPYLTPSMECLIAQEKAERERRQKELMADDFKDRALMVMMDGVLEHRWEDEIKKTPPVPHCLETGKDAQYFNETDLREVKEYEEQIEFLHKERTRYKKILESEKSQIIESLEDQIKKFNTKVGLCLLDKIRIEAAIREEEMRILRNTFYNHQRLVYDRLANLLREEIDSSAKHIDTLTETMGELQDKVNDYKNTYESLSTKDRLLDKQFKINFSDTAQSAIVDQAYKIFKKRPKAQLRAVVTVSIFQDLAKRITARKATQPSNILLPQECVEYLAACDGLDQMSNAPAGMDTNLWQTLCKMRRIKMESEFRLKSCEIQLADSEAALNAFQKEITSKRNSLTALESKLQDLLNKKFEDSTNRNVQIVMKRGLIEVPISGKMVDFNNCILIHRTDVDDINVVIKQAGSKKLKAMINAAQFRRKIIAQEWDHKALKLKIRDMKDQVKMIEKCKITKEVQDWLKRKEMGVFEDLGQLALEREIENTIFAQEKMLQEVKKSVEELEDKIVIKRKENKVLDKQTQELNVDVTEQHLQKDSEMEEIEQKAAQARMTAIVDRARWVRLVQAQHAQILELGTMLELQRLKTYPTLTAPAALIDTRHVK